The Brachyhypopomus gauderio isolate BG-103 chromosome 2, BGAUD_0.2, whole genome shotgun sequence genome contains a region encoding:
- the LOC143488624 gene encoding uncharacterized protein LOC143488624, protein MVGSFEFCSAEMTPKPPEKEFEGEESEEESPPPSVYSAPTEYYGEGEEEVSPPPSLYSAPTEYYREEASPPPSECSNPPAHREEEASPPPSEYSGYSPPPSGYSEGGSYTEEEVEVSPPASESSGRTVREKGVWKESGYPSHSEGSEMDSRCCTPEEPMVWSLGGSEEGMETEEPSPVARPEESPPCGGEVPLSGARRPESERRQAYPTAHTPRAREETSRTPTERIAGASASCAAPGRGFAAGAQGKPPAEGGHLPDAGLKAPGPPIGVGSGHSVLLAPRDG, encoded by the coding sequence ATGGTCGGGTCGTTTGAGTTCTGCTCGGCGGAGATGACACCAAAACCCCCCGAGAAGGAgtttgagggggaggagtcgGAAGAGGAGAGTCCACCACCGTCCGTGTACTCGGCACCTACCGAGTACTACGGCGAGGGTGAAGAAGAGGTCAGCCCTCCCCCTTCGTTGTATTCGGCTCCTACGGAGTACTACAGGGAGGAAGCAAGCCCCCCGCCGTCCGAGTGTTCCAACCCTCCGGCTCACCGTGAGGAGGAAGCGAGTCCTCCGCCGTCCGAATACTCAGGGTACAGTCCGCCTCCTTCTGGATACTCGGAGGGCGGGTCATacactgaggaggaggtggaggtgagcccgCCGGCCTCGGAGAGCTCTGGAAGAACTGTGAGGGAGAAAGGAGTGTGGAAGGAGAGCGGTTATCCCTCTCACTCCGAGGGGAGTGAGATGGACTCCCGGTGCTGCACCCCGGAGGAACCCATGGTATGGAGCCTGGGTGGTTCGGAGGAGGGGATGGAGACTGAGGAACCCTCACCCGTAGCCAGACCAGAGGAGTCTCCACCATGCGGAGGTGAAGTCCCCCTGTCGGGCGCGCGGAGACCAGAAAGCGAGCGTCGGCAGGCGTATCCGACCGCGCACACCCCGAGGGCGCGCGAAGAGACCAGTCGCACGCCTACCGAAAGGATTGCAGGGGCGTCCGCCAGTTGTGCCGCTCCCGGCAGAGGGTTTGCGGCAGGAGCGCAAGGGAAACCACCCGctgagggcggtcatctccccgACGCAGGACTGAAAGCTCCGGGTCCGCCCATCGgcgtgggttcggggcattcagttctgttggcaccccgggacgggtag